The following are encoded together in the Conger conger chromosome 11, fConCon1.1, whole genome shotgun sequence genome:
- the seta gene encoding SET nuclear proto-oncogene a has translation MSASAAKVSKKELNSNHDGADETSEKEQQEAIEHIDEVQNEIDRLNEQASEEILKVEQKYNKLRQPFFQKRSELIAKIPNFWVTTFVNHPQVSALLWEEDEEALHYLTRVEVTEFEDIKSGYRIDFYFDENPYFENKVLSKEFHLNESGDPSSKSTEIKWKTGKDLTKRSGQTQNKAGKKRQHEEPESFFTWFTDHSDAGADELGEVIKDDIWPNPLQYYLVPDMDDEEGEGEDDDDDEEEEEGLEDIDEEGDEDDGEEDEEDEDGEEGEDDDGDDD, from the exons ATGTCGGCCTCGGCGGCGAAAGTGAGTAAAAAGGAACTGAACTCAAACCATGACGGAGCGGACGAGACCTCTG AAAAAGAGCAACAGGAAGCCATTGAACACATTGATGAAGTACAGAATGAAATTGACAG ATTGAATGAACAGGCCAGTGAGGAAATTTTAAAAGTAGAACAGAAATACAATAAACTACGCCAGCCATTCTTCCAGAAGAGATCAGAACTGATCGCCAAAATCCCCAACTTCTGGGTCACAACATTCGTCAACCATCCACAAG TCTCTGCTCTCCTTTgggaagaggatgaggaagcACTTCACTATTTGACCAGGGTGGAGGTGACAGAGTTTGAAGACATCAAGTCAGGTTACAGAATAGATTTT TACTTTGACGAAAACCCATACTTTGAGAACAAAGTTCTTTCCAAAGAGTTTCATCTCAATGAGAGTGGAGATCCATCCTCAAAATCAACAGAGATCAAATGGAAAACAGGAAAG GACTTGACGAAGCGCTCCGGCCAGACGCAGAATAAAGCGGGCAAGAAGCGCCAGCATGAAGAGCCAGAGAGTTTCTTCACCTGGTTCACAGATCACTCTGATGCTGGGGCTGACGAGCTAGGGGAGGTCATCAAGGATGACATTTGGCCCAATCCCTTACAGTACTACCTG GTCCCTGACATGGATGACGAAGAAGGGGAgggtgaggatgatgatgacgatgaagaggaggaagaaggcTTGGAGGACATAGATGAGGAAGGAGATGAAGACGATGGAGAGGAAGACGAAGAGGACGAGGATGGCGAGGAAGGAGAG GATGACGATGGAGATGACGACTAA